One Manihot esculenta cultivar AM560-2 chromosome 18, M.esculenta_v8, whole genome shotgun sequence genomic window carries:
- the LOC110606542 gene encoding uncharacterized protein LOC110606542 isoform X1, which yields MERSTPVRKPRTSTADLLTWSENPPADSPSVGSAPRSAARSHQPSDGISKVVFGGQVTDEEFESLNRRKPCSGYKMKEMTGSRIFAANGEDDTSESGGGNPTPNNRTGLRMYQQALSGISHISFGEEEGVSPKKPTTLPEVAKQRELSGTLESEAEREARLKKQLSDAKCKELSGHDIFAPPPEILPRPTTVRALALKESIHLGEPAPRDVHTSIKVSNPAGGQMSNEESGMKTAKKIYNQKFNELSGNDIFKGDVPPSSTEKPLSVAKLREMSGNDIFADGKVEQRDYLGGVRKPPGGESSIALV from the exons ATGGAGAGGAGCACTCCGGTCAGGAAACCACGCACTTCTACTGCAGATCTGCTCACTTGGTCTGAAAATCCGCCCGCTGATTCCCCCTCCGTCGGCTCCGCCCCTCGCTCCGCTGCCCGCTCCCACCAG CCATCCGATGGGATCAGTAAGGTAGTTTTTGGAGGTCAAGTTACAGATGAGGAGTTTGAGAGCTTAAACAGAAG GAAACCTTGTTCAGGGTATAAAATGAAGGAGATGACTGGCAGTCGAATTTTTGCAGCCAATGGAGAAGATGATACATCCGAATCTGGTGGTGGCAATCCCACACCAAATAACAGAACGGGACTACGCATGTATCAG CAAGCACTTTCTGGAATCAGTCATATTTCATTTGGAGAAGAAGAGGGTGTTTCACCCAAAAAGCCTACTACTTTGCCCGAGGTGGCAAAGCAACGAGAACTAAGTGGGACCTTAGAGAGTGAGGCAGAGAGAGAGGCCAGGTTGAAGAAGCAGCTTTCTGACGCCAAGTGCAAGGAGCTCAGTGGACATGACATTTTTGCACCTCCTCCAGAAATTTTACCACGGCCAACTACAGTGCGGGCTTTGGCATTGAAAGAAAGCATTCATTTGGGAGAACCTGCTCCACGCGATGTACACACTTCCATCAAAGTGTCTAAC CCTGCTGGAGGTCAGATGTCTAACGAGGAATCCGGGATGAAGACGGCAAAGAAAATTTATAACCAGAAATTCAACGAGCTCTCAGGAAATGACATATTCAAGGGCGATGTTCCTCCATCATCTACCGAGAAACCTCTAAGTGTGGCGAAATTGCGGGAGATGAGCGGTAATGACATATTTGCTGATGGGAAGGTAGAGCAACGAGACTACCTAGGTGGTGTACGCAAGCCCCCAGGTGGAGAGAGCAGCATTGCCTTGGTTTAA
- the LOC110606541 gene encoding putative pumilio homolog 7, chloroplastic, whose translation MMGKLADRDKRIVHSMMGEGDLFNDMPYFTRLPQQKPPFSGSPVNRVSLRSSQHSSASSSFSNGFCSAQCGSQYDEREKRVAENMKKDGGLLNDAPNVPYLNLVRQQKLLSIGSPACRASLQSPEPSPSSSLFPSGFCSPEYGSLYAPPLSEEANYLTPGSQYWNELCLDSKSPHHDSYMINSRLVDELGLTQSFCGMSIRDDQNGSTKMKGFEIDSDGFGFGSVDGSLGGNVYNVKKYGSYGDFNNGVFDNDGFQSSPQGVSWSTYDDLNYTFNGLQSGFGKAAHDSMGASFAHNQSKDFCSGPGWYDNQSDHLFGRGKEQGESWSVWGTQSQNQSITGPYLDDPSSFPLHYKMDSNGGRVVLDSLGAPQSMNPILDLDVYHPAYRRSLMLQERIRATTNSGLSHSLMPVKCAGDADTFSCEDSFIVHGKGFNHASNKGREHLSSDKKNSFNETSVQNLRGNFIKQDSAILHGGSWENDQRLNYDNPLPMVQSINSLSEVQGNIYLMAQDQNGCRWLQRIFDEGTSQDVQIIFNEIIDHVVELMLKPFGNYVIQKFLDVCNEEQRLQVVFMVTEEQGQLVDICLNTYGTRAAQKLIETLKTRQQISLVVSSLKPGFLDLVKDQNGNHVIQRCLQCLSNEDNKFILDAAAKFCVEIATHRHGCCVMQRCITHSTGKHRDKLINEISKNSLLLAQDPFGNYVVQYIIELKSPSAIVNLLSQFKRHYVNLSTQKFSSHVVEKCLRHLDQSREQIVHELISVSRFEQLLQDPFANYVIQSALAVTKGPLLYLLVDAVRPHTTLRTNLFSKRIFSKNLLKKYDLELC comes from the exons ATGATGGGGAAACTGGCTGACAGAGATAAAAGGATTGTACACAGCATGATGGGAGAGGGAGACTTGTTTAATGATATGCCTTATTTTACTCGTCTTCCTCAACAAAAGCCTCCTTTTAGTGGCTCTCCCGTGAACAGAGTCTCTCTGCGATCATCACAGCATTCTTCTGCTTCCAGTTCATTCTCAAATGGGTTTTGTTCAGCCCAGTGTGGTTCACAATATGATGAGAGAGAAAAGAGGGTTGCAGAGAACATGAAGAAAGATGGAGGGTTGTTGAATGATGCCCCAAATGTGCCATATCTTAATCTTGTTCGTCAACAAAAGCTTCTTTCCATTGGTAGTCCTGCGTGTAGAGCTTCTCTACAATCGCCGGAGCCCTCCCCTTCTTCCAGTTTGTTCCCAAGTGGATTTTGCTCACCTGAATATGGTTCACTATATGCTCCTCCTTTATCTGAGGAGGCTAATTATCTCACACCAGGTTCCCAGTACTGGAATGAACTGTGTTTGGATTCTAAGTCACCTCATCATGATTCTTATATGATCAATAGCAGGCTGGTGGATGAATTGGGTTTGACTCAAAGTTTCTGTGGAATGAGTATTAGAGACGACCAAAATGGTAGCACTAAAATGAAGGGGTTCGAGATAGACTCGGATGGATTTGGGTTTGGCTCCGTTGATGGTTCTTTGGGTGGAAACGTATACAATGTAAAAAAGTATGGCTCATATGGGGATTTCAACAATGGGGTTTTTGATAATGACGGTTTTCAATCCTCTCCTCAAGGAGTTTCTTGGAGTACTTATGATGATTTGAACTATACATTCAATGGATTGCAAAGTGGATTTGGAAAGGCTGCTCATGATTCAATGGGGGCTTCTTTTGCTCATAATCAGTCCAAAGATTTCTGTTCTGGCCCTGGTTGGTACGATAATCAAAGTGATCACCTATTTGGGAGGGGAAAGGAACAGGGAGAAAGTTGGAGTGTTTGGGGGACTCAGTCGCAGAACCAATCTATTACTGGACCTTACCTTGATGATCCCTCTAGTTTCCCTCTGCATTACAAAATGGATTCTAATGGAGGCAGGGTTGTCCTTGACtcattgggtgctcctcaatcGATGAATCCCATTCTGGATTTGGATGTTTATCATCCAGCATACAGAAGAAGTTTGATGTTACAAGAAAGGATCAGAGCGACCACAAACAGTGGCCTTTCTCATTCTCTAATGCCTGTGAAATGTGCAGGAGATGCGGATACCTTTAGCTGTGAGGACAGTTTCATAGTACACGGAAAAGGTTTTAATCATGCTAGCAACAAAGGACGCGAACATTTAAGCAGTGACAAAAAGAATTCCTTCAATGAGACATCTGTGCAAAACCTCCGTGGGAATTTTATTAAACAAGATAGTGCTATCCTCCATGGAGGAAGTTGGGAAAATGACCAGAGGCTAAACTATGATAACCCATTGCCAATGGTTCAAAGTATTAATTCCTTGAGTGAGGTTCAGGGTAATATATACTTGATGGCACAGGATCAGAACGGTTGCCGGTGGTTACAAAGGATTTTTGATGAGGGAACAAGCCAGGATGTTCagataatatttaatgaaatcaTTGATCATGTCGTTGAACTTATGTTGAAGCCATTTGGCAACTATGTCATCCAGAAGTTCTTGGATGTGTGCAATGAAGAACAGAGATTGCAGGTTGTGTTCATGGTGACTGAAGAACAAGGACAGCTTGTTGATATTTGCCTGAACACATATGG CACACGGGCGGCACAAAAGTTGATTGAGACGCTCAAAACCAGGCAGCAGATTTCACTTGTGGTATCATCTCTGAAACCTGGTTTTCTTGATCTTGTCAAGGATCAAAATGGAAATCATGTGATACAGCGTTGCTTGCAATGCCTTAGCAATGAAGACAACAAG TTTATCCTTGATGCTGCTGCAAAGTTCTGTGTTGAAATCGCAACTCATCGACATGGATGTTGTGTTATGCAACGGTGTATTACACATTCCACAGGGAAACATcgagataaattaataaatgaaatttcaaaaaattcacTTCTCCTTGCTCAAGATCCTTTCGG AAATTATGTTGTGCAATATATTATAGAGCTAAAGAGCCCATCTGCCATTGTCAATTTACTttctcaattcaaaaggcaCTACGTAAATCTCTCCACGCAGAAATTTAGCAGTCATGTGGTTGAAAAGTGCCTTAGGCATTTGGACCAGAGCCGGGAACAAATTGTTCATGAATTGATCTCAGTCTCACGCTTTGAACAGCTATTGCAAGATCCATTTGCCAACTATGTCATTCAATCTGCCCTGGCAGTTACTAAG GGTCCTCTTCTTTATTTACTGGTTGATGCAGTTCGACCCCATACGACTTTACGTACCAACCTATTCAGTAAGAGGATTTTCTCGAAGAATCTCCTGAAGAAATATGATTTAGAACTGTGTTAA
- the LOC110606542 gene encoding uncharacterized protein LOC110606542 isoform X2 — protein MKEMTGSRIFAANGEDDTSESGGGNPTPNNRTGLRMYQQALSGISHISFGEEEGVSPKKPTTLPEVAKQRELSGTLESEAEREARLKKQLSDAKCKELSGHDIFAPPPEILPRPTTVRALALKESIHLGEPAPRDVHTSIKVSNPAGGQMSNEESGMKTAKKIYNQKFNELSGNDIFKGDVPPSSTEKPLSVAKLREMSGNDIFADGKVEQRDYLGGVRKPPGGESSIALV, from the exons ATGAAGGAGATGACTGGCAGTCGAATTTTTGCAGCCAATGGAGAAGATGATACATCCGAATCTGGTGGTGGCAATCCCACACCAAATAACAGAACGGGACTACGCATGTATCAG CAAGCACTTTCTGGAATCAGTCATATTTCATTTGGAGAAGAAGAGGGTGTTTCACCCAAAAAGCCTACTACTTTGCCCGAGGTGGCAAAGCAACGAGAACTAAGTGGGACCTTAGAGAGTGAGGCAGAGAGAGAGGCCAGGTTGAAGAAGCAGCTTTCTGACGCCAAGTGCAAGGAGCTCAGTGGACATGACATTTTTGCACCTCCTCCAGAAATTTTACCACGGCCAACTACAGTGCGGGCTTTGGCATTGAAAGAAAGCATTCATTTGGGAGAACCTGCTCCACGCGATGTACACACTTCCATCAAAGTGTCTAAC CCTGCTGGAGGTCAGATGTCTAACGAGGAATCCGGGATGAAGACGGCAAAGAAAATTTATAACCAGAAATTCAACGAGCTCTCAGGAAATGACATATTCAAGGGCGATGTTCCTCCATCATCTACCGAGAAACCTCTAAGTGTGGCGAAATTGCGGGAGATGAGCGGTAATGACATATTTGCTGATGGGAAGGTAGAGCAACGAGACTACCTAGGTGGTGTACGCAAGCCCCCAGGTGGAGAGAGCAGCATTGCCTTGGTTTAA
- the LOC110605880 gene encoding annexin D1 — translation MSTLIVPHTVPPVSDDCEQLRKAFSGWGTNEGLIISVLAHRNAAQRKLIRETYYEAYGEDLLKELDRELSNDFERVVLHWTLGPSERDAVLANEAAKKWTSSNQVLMEIACTRSSNELLHVRQAYHARYKKSLEEDVAQHTTGDFRKLLFPLVCSYRYEGAEVNMTLAKTEAKLIHEKISKKAYSDEDIIRVISTRSKAQINATVNEYKNAFGNDINKDLKADPKDEFLSLLRATVKCLTRPDKYFEKVLRLAINKRGTDEGALTRVVTTRAEVDMKIIKDEYQQRNSIPLETAIAKDTHGDYEDMLLALIGHKED, via the exons ATGTCTACCCTTATAGTTCCTCATACAGTTCCACCTGTTTCCGATGACTGTGAGCAGCTCAGAAAGGCTTTTTCAG GATGGGGGACAAACGAGGGCTTGATCATATCCGTATTGGCTCACAGGAATGCTGCTCAACGCAAGCTGATCAGAGAGACGTATTATGAGGCCTACGGAGAAGATCTCCTCAAGGAATTGGATAGGGAACTTTCAAATGATTTTGAG AGAGTGGTGCTGCACTGGACACTTGGTCCTTCTGAACGCGATGCAGTTTTAGCTAATGAGGCAGCTAAGAAATGGACATCAAGCAATCAGGTTCTTATGGAAATTGCCTGCACTAGGTCCTCAAATGAACTGCTTCATGTAAGACAGGCATATCATGCTCGCTACAAGAAGTCCCTTGAAGAGGATGTGGCGCAGCATACAACTGGGGACTTCCGCAAG CTTTTGTTTCCTCTTGTGTGCTCATACCGATACGAGGGGGCTGAGGTGAACATGACCCTCGCAAAAACAGAGGCTAAGTTGATCCACGAGAAAATCTCAAAGAAGGCTTATAGTGATGAGGATATCATCAGGGTTATATCTACCAGGAGCAAAGCGCAGATTAATGCTACCGTGAATGAGTACAAAAATGCGTTTGGCAATGATATAAACAAG GACTTGAAGGCTGACCCCAAGGATGAATTCCTCTCGTTGTTGAGGGCCACAGTGAAGTGCTTGACACGCCCAGATAAGTATTTTGAGAAGGTTCTTCGCCTGGCTATCAACAAAAGAGGTACAGATGAAGGAGCTCTGACTAGAGTTGTGACTACTAGGGCGGAGGTTGACATGAAGATTATAAAAGATGAGTACCAGCAAAGGAACAGTATTCCTTTGGAGACTGCCATTGCCAAGGACACCCATGGGGATTATGAAGATATGCTTCTGGCGCTGATTGGGCATAAGGAGGATTGA